The Sesamum indicum cultivar Zhongzhi No. 13 linkage group LG6, S_indicum_v1.0, whole genome shotgun sequence genome has a segment encoding these proteins:
- the LOC105163287 gene encoding F-box/kelch-repeat protein SKIP30, with translation MSGLIEGLPDAVVLRCLARVPFHLHPKLELVSHSWREAIRSTELFKARQEVKATEEFICVCAYDPDNLWQLYDPVHDLWITLPHLPSNIRHLAHFGVVSAAGKLFVLGGGSDAVDPLTGDQDGCFATDEVWSYDPVTRQWALCASMIVPRAMFACCVLEGKIIVAGGFTNCRKSISKAEIYDPEKDVWLPIPDLHHTHNSACTGVVIEGKVHILHKGLSTVQVLENIKVGWTVHDYSWLQGPMAVVKGKLYIMSHGQIYKQEKYSSKLIVSASEFRRKIGFAMMGLGDEIYVIGGVIGPDRLNWDIKSTSDVDVLTLGNERSVWRQVAPMTRCRGTVLGCTQLRI, from the coding sequence ATGTCTGGACTTATTGAAGGTCTTCCAGATGCTGTGGTCCTAAGGTGCCTTGCACGGGTTCCGTTTCATCTTCATCCCAAGTTAGAACTTGTTTCCCATTCGTGGCGAGAAGCCATTCGTAGCACTGAACTCTTTAAGGCCCGTCAGGAGGTGAAAGCAACTGAGGAATTCATATGTGTCTGTGCATATGATCCTGACAATCTATGGCAGCTTTATGATCCTGTGCATGACCTTTGGATAACTCTCCCTCATCTTCCTTCAAATATTCGGCACCTTGCACACTTTGGTGTTGTCTCTGCTGCGGGAAAGCTATTTGTGTTGGGTGGTGGTAGTGACGCTGTAGATCCTCTGACGGGTGATCAGGATGGATGTTTTGCTACAGATGAGGTCTGGTCATATGATCCAGTAACTAGGCAGTGGGCCCTTTGTGCTTCCATGATTGTCCCTCGTGCAATGTTTGCTTGCTGCGTATTGGAAGGAAAGATAATTGTTGCCGGTGGTTTTACTAACTGCAGGAAATCAATATCCAAAGCTGAAATATATGACCCAGAGAAGGATGTGTGGCTTCCAATACCTGATCTCCATCACACACACAATTCTGCATGTACGGGAGTGGTTATTGAAGGTAAGGTTCATATCTTGCACAAGGGTTTATCGACGGTGCAAGTCTTGGAAAATATTAAGGTTGGTTGGACAGTTCATGACTACAGTTGGCTCCAAGGTCCCATGGCAGTTGTTAAAGGGAAGCTGTATATAATGAGTCATGGACAAATTTACAAGCAGGAGAAGTATTCAAGTAAGCTGATTGTTTCAGCATCTGAGTTCCGTCGGAAGATTGGTTTTGCCATGATGGGCTTGGGAGACGAGATCTATGTTATTGGAGGGGTTATCGGACCTGACAGGCTGAACTGGGACATCAAGTCGACATCTGACGTGGATGTTTTGACACTTGGAAATGAGAGATCCGTTTGGCGGCAGGTGGCTCCCATGACACGGTGCCGTGGAACTGTTCTCGGATGTACACAGCTGAGAATTTAG
- the LOC105163363 gene encoding non-specific lipid-transfer protein-like protein At2g13820, whose protein sequence is MAIKMSRISLISFIVVMLWSRATAQSGCTMELVSLSPCLNYVTGNSSAPTSSCCTRLSSVVQSQPQCLCALLKGGSSSLGIAINQTLALALPGACNVQTPPVSQCNAANGPPASAPTPAYSPSDSPADETPEIAPSTPSEPDLPSAGAGSKTVPNTNAGSKGGSTVSFLGVFLLLASSWAFPGNGF, encoded by the exons ATGGCCATAAAAATGAGTCGGATAAGCCTAATCTCGTTCATCGTAGTCATGCTCTGGAGTCGAGCGACAGCTCAATCCGGCTGCACAATGGAGCTCGTGAGCTTGTCACCGTGTCTCAACTACGTTACTGGAAATTCATCCGCTCCAACATCATCCTGCTGCACCCGTCTTTCGAGTGTCGTTCAGTCCCAGCCACAGTGTCTTTGCGCCCTGCTGAAAGGCGGCTCGTCCTCTCTTGGCATTGCTATAAATCAAACTCTAGCACTTGCTTTGCCCGGAGCTTGCAACGTGCAAACGCCTCCCGTCAGCCAGTGCAACG CTGCTAACGGACCGCCAGCATCTGCTCCTACACCGGCATACTCTCCTTCCGATTCTCCTGCTGACGAAACGCCTGAAATAGCCCCATCCACACCGTCGGAGCCCGATCTGCCATCTGCAG GGGCAGGGTCTAAAACGGTACCAAACACAAATGCTGGCAGCAAGGGTGGATCAACAGTCAGTTTTCTTGGCGTCTTTCTCCTGTTAGCTTCATCATGGGCTTTTCCTGGCAACGGATTTTGA
- the LOC105163365 gene encoding non-specific lipid-transfer protein 3 encodes MAYFRLNPDILALVLIISSFFRTDAQISTPCTSSMITTFTPCLNYVTGSSGRGSSPTEDCCNSLKSLMNDGMDCACLIVTGNVPLSIPFINRNLAISLPRVCQTSVPVQCKASGDPLPPPGPVVLGPTPAPAPRSHSPKDSDPTADAAPPPAEISDIEPATPPDFSLGPSANPGIRPVVNPNSASNPSTSTLLPYLVLIFVGIMTFKFL; translated from the exons ATGGCCTATTTTCGCCTGAATCCAGACATACTTGCACTTGTGTTAATTATTTCCTCATTCTTTCGGACAGATGCACAGATTAGCACACCTTGTACTAGTTCAATGATAACCACCTTCACCCCCTGCCTGAACTACGTAACAGGCAGCAGCGGCAGAGGGTCTTCGCCAACTGAAGACTGCTGCAATTCCTTGAAATCTCTCATGAATGACGGCATGGACTGCGCGTGCCTCATAGTAACCGGAAATGTTCCTCTCTCAATACCGTTTATCAACAGAAACCTTGCGATTTCACTCCCCCGAGTGTGCCAAACCTCCGTCCCAGTACAATGCAAAG CCTCTGGTGATCCCTTACCACCTCCTG GTCCCGTTGTGTTGGGGCCGACTCCAGCTCCTGCTCCTCGTAGTCATAGTCCTAAAG ATTCTGATCCGACAGCCGATGCTGCACCACCACCAGCTGAAATTTCGGACATAGAACCGGCCACGCCGCCTGACTTTTCATTAGGTCCGAGTGCAAATCCGGGGATCAGACCGGTGGTCAATCCAAACTCAGCCTCAAATCCATCCACCTCCACTCTGTTGCCATatcttgtattaatttttgtaggaATTATGACTTTCAAATTCTTGTAA